Proteins encoded by one window of Dokdonella sp.:
- a CDS encoding DUF1010 domain-containing protein codes for MLFPTAFSFSGVIQRLVCRFSGLRLRAVYLFQAFLASGAFTASASSYHFSCFASPRWRSAFSQFAPVAKLGFPVLAIGSNCSSQPTAYGGG; via the coding sequence ATGCTTTTTCCAACGGCATTCAGTTTCTCAGGCGTTATTCAGCGCCTGGTTTGCCGTTTCTCCGGGCTACGCCTGCGGGCAGTTTACTTGTTTCAAGCTTTTTTGGCCTCTGGCGCTTTCACAGCAAGCGCAAGCAGCTATCATTTTTCATGCTTTGCGTCGCCTCGGTGGCGCAGTGCTTTTTCGCAGTTTGCGCCCGTCGCCAAGTTGGGGTTTCCCGTTTTGGCCATCGGGTCTAACTGTTCGTCGCAGCCGACCGCCTACGGCGGCGGCTGA
- a CDS encoding VOC family protein: protein MKLANGANLTSGAKMPIQTTTHLNFCGNARHALAFYQSVFGGHLVIKTYADFGMPANAPDADKVVFGLVTAQSGFRVMGYDIPGQTEGGIAAGGWTRRENGVTLTNQALFVSVSADSLEELQTYWNALAVDATAVEPLAASAWSAGFGMLTDRFGVTWAFSVSAS from the coding sequence GTGAAGTTGGCCAATGGGGCCAATCTCACTTCAGGAGCAAAGATGCCAATTCAGACGACCACCCACCTCAATTTTTGTGGAAACGCACGCCATGCGCTGGCGTTCTATCAGTCCGTCTTCGGTGGCCACCTGGTCATCAAGACCTATGCAGACTTTGGCATGCCGGCCAACGCGCCGGACGCCGACAAGGTCGTGTTTGGCCTTGTCACCGCCCAGAGTGGCTTCCGTGTGATGGGCTATGACATCCCCGGCCAGACCGAGGGTGGCATCGCCGCGGGCGGCTGGACCCGTCGCGAAAACGGCGTCACGCTCACCAACCAGGCGCTTTTTGTCTCGGTCAGCGCCGACAGCCTCGAAGAATTGCAGACCTACTGGAACGCGCTGGCCGTCGACGCCACGGCCGTGGAGCCGCTCGCAGCGTCAGCGTGGAGCGCAGGCTTTGGCATGCTCACGGATCGCTTTGGCGTGACCTGGGCTTTCAGTGTCTCCGCTTCCTGA
- a CDS encoding DUF2321 domain-containing protein, with translation MGHHDIQQVCLNGHQITDSFNSSPQFRKNFCATCGAATIHKCPECGQGIPGDYKTDGVIAIGFSTPVPTHCSGCGKAFPWAALKAKLANGAGSQAMDALALVEQVCGRFHLIARQIRSRHSNRDTLVVNDEYDVQDLLHTLLHIYFDDIRREEWTPSYAGGSSRVDFLLKSEQIIIEVKKTRATLKARELGDELLIDCQRYRAHPDCKRLLCFVYDPEGWVSNPRGLESDLSQKGDDFEVRAVIVPKGH, from the coding sequence ATGGGACACCACGACATACAGCAGGTCTGCCTCAACGGGCACCAGATCACCGACAGCTTCAATTCGTCTCCCCAGTTTCGAAAGAATTTTTGCGCGACCTGCGGGGCTGCGACGATTCACAAATGTCCGGAGTGTGGTCAAGGAATCCCGGGCGACTACAAAACCGATGGAGTGATTGCCATTGGGTTTAGCACCCCAGTGCCAACTCACTGTTCGGGCTGTGGCAAGGCATTCCCATGGGCCGCCCTCAAGGCAAAGCTAGCTAACGGTGCTGGCTCACAAGCTATGGACGCACTTGCTCTGGTGGAACAGGTCTGCGGTCGCTTCCACCTGATCGCACGCCAAATCAGGTCTCGTCACTCGAACCGCGATACGCTTGTTGTCAACGACGAGTACGACGTTCAGGACTTGCTTCATACGCTCCTGCACATCTATTTCGATGATATCCGCCGAGAGGAATGGACGCCAAGCTACGCTGGTGGAAGTTCGCGGGTGGACTTCCTACTCAAGAGCGAGCAGATCATCATCGAAGTAAAGAAAACAAGGGCAACTCTCAAGGCTCGTGAGCTCGGTGACGAACTGCTGATCGATTGCCAGCGATATAGAGCACATCCCGATTGCAAGCGACTTCTTTGCTTTGTGTACGACCCGGAGGGTTGGGTTTCCAATCCGCGGGGCCTAGAAAGCGATTTGAGCCAAAAAGGCGATGACTTCGAAGTCAGGGCCGTCATCGTCCCCAAGGGCCACTAA
- a CDS encoding TonB-dependent receptor, giving the protein MAARSFNLALAVRAGLAAGLVAVPATAVQAQPATGDEAQTLEAITVTGSRIRKAEIEGQVPVQVITSADIEATGLGTIGDIIQRLSVSGSSLNTKFNSAGNFGFPPDGGGVGSGSTTISLRNLGAKRTLILVDGLRWVSESSASGVSAAVDLNTIPASAVDRIEVLTDGASSLYGSDAIAGVVNIITKRKQEGGAARLYYGDYSKGDGQTRQGNVSLGGSGERFDFFADISYYKQDSISSSVWEQSRFPVPGTGVDNGSSATPTGRFVFAAPSDFGGLCPNNFCNIAGNGTSGIPTISDFHRWVGSGPNSDRFNFAPYNLLLTPSERKAVFVNGSYRIADSVNWNLKGAYTQRESANQAAPEPIFLGSEAGTYGLGDYVAIDVTNPYNPFGITIGPDGTLVARRPVEGGPRIFRQDVDTRYFSTGLNGDFEVGGRNFFWDVNYVNADNKATQTVTGTYNIAHIQRALGPVADCTAPCVPLNLFGGPGTITQAMLDYILFTELDRSRQKLTTWTANLSGDLFELPAGALAFATGYEHREQSGSYQPDAIVVAGESNGVPSGPTRGAYDVDEVYLELNVPLVADTAFAKRLDFSVASRYSDYSNFGSTTNNKLGLRWQIGDDLTLRSTWAEGFRAPSIGELYGTFSRFDATIQDPCNFATGQTATNCIALGVPDPATFEQSNTQISVVTGGNPDLQPETSKSLTIGGVYSPSWAADTSWAQKLDFELTWYRIRIKDAIQASDAQTQLERCVATLDPVFCSGIGRSSGGNINAFDNTLYNLGRVETRGFDFGINWLGNETGIGTFGASLQATYVKKYEAIATDSGEAEPRGVGIEVADSAIPKWKATARLNWALGNWSAGWTARYISDLTESCAGAEGYPICGNIAANTNHLGATTFHDVRASWTVPSDLKLTISGGINNVFGKEPPICLSCSLNGYDASNYDLPGRMSYIEASVRF; this is encoded by the coding sequence ATGGCAGCTCGCAGTTTCAATCTTGCCCTGGCAGTCCGCGCAGGCCTCGCAGCCGGTCTGGTTGCGGTACCCGCGACGGCCGTCCAGGCCCAGCCCGCCACCGGCGACGAGGCACAGACCCTGGAGGCGATCACCGTCACCGGTTCGCGCATCCGCAAGGCCGAAATCGAAGGTCAGGTGCCGGTACAGGTCATCACCTCGGCCGACATCGAGGCAACCGGCCTCGGCACGATCGGCGACATCATCCAGCGCCTCTCGGTGAGCGGCTCGTCACTCAACACCAAGTTCAACTCGGCCGGCAACTTCGGTTTCCCGCCCGATGGCGGTGGCGTCGGTTCCGGTTCGACCACGATCTCGCTGCGCAACCTCGGCGCCAAGCGCACCCTGATCCTCGTCGACGGCCTGCGCTGGGTCAGTGAGTCCTCGGCCTCCGGCGTGTCCGCTGCGGTGGATCTCAACACGATCCCGGCCAGTGCGGTCGACCGCATCGAAGTGCTCACCGATGGCGCCTCGTCGCTGTACGGCTCCGACGCGATCGCCGGCGTGGTCAACATCATCACGAAGCGGAAGCAGGAAGGTGGTGCCGCGCGTCTCTACTACGGTGACTACTCGAAAGGCGACGGCCAGACCAGGCAGGGCAATGTCTCGCTTGGCGGCAGCGGTGAGCGCTTCGATTTCTTCGCCGACATCAGCTACTACAAGCAGGACTCGATCAGCTCGAGCGTGTGGGAACAATCGCGTTTCCCGGTGCCCGGAACCGGCGTCGACAACGGCAGTTCGGCAACGCCGACGGGGCGCTTCGTGTTCGCCGCGCCATCCGACTTCGGCGGACTGTGTCCGAACAACTTCTGCAACATCGCGGGCAATGGCACCTCGGGCATCCCGACGATCAGCGATTTCCATCGTTGGGTCGGCAGTGGCCCGAACAGCGACCGCTTCAACTTCGCGCCATACAACCTGCTGCTGACGCCGTCGGAGCGCAAGGCCGTGTTCGTCAACGGCAGCTACCGCATTGCCGACTCGGTCAACTGGAACCTCAAGGGCGCCTACACGCAGCGTGAGTCGGCCAACCAGGCTGCGCCGGAACCGATCTTCCTCGGCTCGGAAGCGGGCACTTACGGGCTTGGCGATTACGTCGCGATCGACGTCACCAATCCATACAACCCGTTCGGCATCACGATCGGCCCAGACGGCACGCTGGTCGCACGTCGTCCGGTCGAGGGCGGGCCGCGCATCTTCCGGCAGGACGTCGACACGCGCTATTTCTCGACCGGCCTCAATGGCGACTTCGAGGTGGGCGGGCGCAACTTCTTCTGGGACGTCAACTACGTCAACGCCGACAACAAGGCGACCCAGACCGTCACCGGCACCTACAACATCGCCCACATCCAGCGCGCACTCGGTCCGGTCGCCGACTGCACGGCGCCGTGCGTACCGCTGAACCTGTTCGGTGGCCCCGGCACGATCACCCAGGCCATGCTCGACTACATCCTGTTCACCGAGCTCGACCGCAGCCGGCAGAAGCTGACCACGTGGACGGCAAACCTGTCGGGCGACCTGTTCGAGCTGCCCGCCGGTGCGCTCGCCTTCGCGACCGGCTACGAGCACCGCGAGCAGAGCGGCTCCTACCAGCCCGACGCGATCGTCGTCGCCGGCGAGTCCAACGGCGTGCCGTCCGGTCCGACTCGCGGCGCGTACGACGTCGACGAGGTCTACCTCGAGCTCAACGTGCCGCTGGTCGCCGATACCGCCTTCGCCAAACGCCTCGATTTCAGCGTGGCCTCGCGCTATTCGGACTACTCGAACTTCGGCAGCACGACCAACAACAAGCTCGGCCTGCGCTGGCAGATCGGCGACGACCTCACCCTGCGCAGCACCTGGGCGGAAGGTTTCCGCGCACCGTCGATCGGCGAGCTGTACGGCACGTTCTCGCGCTTCGACGCGACCATCCAGGATCCGTGCAACTTCGCTACCGGTCAGACCGCGACGAACTGCATCGCCCTCGGCGTGCCGGACCCGGCCACCTTCGAGCAATCCAACACGCAGATCTCGGTCGTCACCGGCGGCAATCCGGACCTGCAACCGGAAACCTCGAAGAGCCTGACCATCGGCGGCGTCTACAGTCCGTCGTGGGCCGCGGATACGAGTTGGGCGCAGAAGCTCGACTTTGAACTGACCTGGTACCGCATCCGTATCAAGGACGCGATCCAGGCGTCCGATGCGCAAACCCAGCTCGAGCGTTGCGTGGCCACGCTTGATCCGGTGTTCTGCAGCGGCATCGGCCGTTCCTCGGGCGGCAACATCAACGCCTTCGACAACACGCTGTACAACCTGGGCCGCGTCGAGACGCGCGGCTTCGACTTCGGCATCAACTGGCTCGGCAACGAGACCGGCATCGGCACCTTCGGCGCCAGCCTGCAGGCGACCTACGTGAAGAAGTACGAGGCCATCGCCACCGACTCCGGCGAAGCCGAGCCGCGCGGCGTCGGCATCGAGGTCGCCGACAGCGCGATCCCGAAGTGGAAGGCGACGGCACGCCTGAACTGGGCGCTCGGCAACTGGAGCGCGGGCTGGACCGCGCGCTACATCTCCGACCTCACCGAGAGTTGCGCAGGTGCCGAGGGCTACCCCATCTGCGGCAACATCGCTGCAAACACCAACCATCTCGGTGCCACCACCTTCCACGACGTGCGCGCAAGCTGGACGGTTCCGTCGGATCTCAAGCTGACCATCTCGGGCGGCATCAACAACGTGTTCGGCAAGGAGCCTCCGATCTGCCTGAGCTGCTCGCTCAATGGCTACGATGCGTCGAACTACGACCTGCCTGGCCGCATGAGCTACATCGAGGCCAGCGTCAGGTTCTGA
- a CDS encoding AEC family transporter, translating into MSVLPTFALILVLLAVGGVLRWRRLVPDNAPDVLNLVALYVCLPASILLYAPKLEFAPELLGFVAIPYLVLLATIVFVWPLARLLRFDRGSTACLLMQVPLGNTSYIGYSLVPVLAGSGALGYAVVYDQFGTFILLLTWGLVIIAAFGGTERPTMRGILWRMLTFPPFPTLVFALTLMPADPPAAVAQSLQMVAGMLLPLVIIALGMQLRLRLPRQHLLPLCIGLVAKLVLMPLLALGLCMLFGITGDMRLVAVYETAMPSMITAGALLSMAGLAPELAAAMIGYGIVLSMLTLPLWHHVLGGG; encoded by the coding sequence ATGTCCGTCCTGCCGACCTTCGCCCTCATCCTCGTCCTGCTCGCCGTCGGTGGCGTGCTGCGCTGGCGCAGGCTGGTGCCGGACAATGCGCCGGACGTGCTCAACCTCGTCGCGCTCTACGTCTGCCTGCCGGCGTCGATCCTGCTGTACGCGCCGAAGCTTGAGTTCGCGCCCGAACTGCTCGGCTTCGTGGCGATTCCATACCTCGTGCTGCTGGCGACGATCGTGTTCGTCTGGCCGTTGGCACGGCTGCTGCGCTTCGACCGCGGCAGCACCGCCTGTCTGCTGATGCAGGTGCCGCTCGGCAATACCTCGTACATCGGTTACAGCCTCGTGCCGGTGCTGGCTGGCAGCGGCGCCCTCGGCTATGCCGTGGTGTACGACCAGTTCGGCACCTTCATCCTGCTGCTGACCTGGGGGCTGGTGATCATTGCCGCATTCGGCGGCACCGAACGCCCGACGATGCGCGGCATCCTGTGGCGCATGCTGACCTTTCCGCCATTCCCGACCCTGGTCTTCGCGCTCACCCTGATGCCGGCCGATCCACCCGCCGCGGTCGCGCAGTCATTGCAGATGGTCGCCGGCATGTTGTTGCCGCTGGTCATCATCGCGCTCGGCATGCAGTTGCGCCTGCGCCTGCCGCGCCAGCACCTGTTGCCGCTCTGCATCGGGCTGGTCGCCAAGCTCGTGCTGATGCCGCTGCTCGCACTCGGCCTGTGCATGCTGTTCGGCATCACCGGCGACATGCGCCTGGTGGCGGTGTACGAAACCGCGATGCCCTCGATGATCACCGCCGGCGCCCTGCTGTCGATGGCTGGCCTTGCCCCGGAACTCGCCGCGGCGATGATCGGCTACGGCATCGTGTTGTCGATGCTGACGCTGCCGCTGTGGCACCACGTGCTCGGCGGCGGTTGA
- a CDS encoding TMEM175 family protein: MTPNPGPRMADGFRKRGGEITRIEAFVDAAFAFAVTLLVISVDAIPESRAELVAALKGIPAFAVSFVMIAWFWYGHASHTRRYGLDDRTSILLSLLLVFLVLVFVYPLKVMYASFMQWISSGFLVARFKLESTADLRLIIVVFGLALGSMGAVMALLTEHAWRRRDALGLDRDERIATRLHALSWWFVPVVALVSMLVALFVPALDGHAWTHGLGGMVYALLGLQGPVIAWRHRRLLEMP, encoded by the coding sequence ATGACACCGAACCCTGGGCCGCGCATGGCGGACGGTTTCCGCAAACGCGGCGGCGAGATCACGCGCATCGAAGCCTTCGTCGACGCCGCCTTCGCCTTCGCGGTGACGCTGCTGGTGATCTCGGTCGATGCGATTCCCGAATCACGTGCCGAACTCGTCGCGGCACTGAAGGGCATTCCGGCCTTCGCCGTCAGTTTCGTGATGATCGCCTGGTTCTGGTACGGCCATGCGAGCCACACACGCCGCTATGGACTCGACGACCGCACGTCGATCCTGCTGAGTCTGTTGCTGGTCTTCCTGGTACTGGTGTTCGTCTATCCGCTCAAGGTCATGTACGCGAGCTTCATGCAATGGATCAGCAGCGGGTTTCTCGTCGCCAGGTTCAAGCTGGAGTCGACCGCCGACCTGCGCCTGATCATCGTCGTGTTCGGGCTCGCCCTCGGCTCGATGGGCGCAGTGATGGCGCTGCTGACCGAACACGCTTGGCGCCGGCGTGACGCGCTCGGTCTCGACCGCGACGAGCGCATCGCCACCCGGCTGCACGCGCTGTCGTGGTGGTTCGTGCCGGTGGTGGCGCTGGTCTCGATGCTGGTTGCGCTGTTCGTGCCCGCACTCGATGGACATGCGTGGACGCATGGCCTCGGCGGCATGGTCTATGCGTTGCTTGGCCTGCAGGGGCCGGTGATCGCCTGGCGGCACCGACGCCTGCTCGAAATGCCCTGA
- a CDS encoding DUF3772 domain-containing protein, whose protein sequence is MKSVLRALLLVFAVVAACVHAQDAHKESAKFFDAAMKQIAEMRKQVSTTELDAETLTRLRSEAGRLAGTADGLLADRIPRLEAIETRLAELGEPPAKGQPAEAADITAQRRALAHQRATLDAEIKRAKLIVADGQQLAGEVAEARRVLFRHHLSQRTNSPLLPTFWNEVAAAAERDRPRLDVLRDALATSLATSFEGANLTPSLIGLGAGLLLLVFGRWGAERLWLRATADHMPQGRLRRSALAFTVLVVSTILPGLGAHSIYYGLNWNGHFAEPFATLAWVFVGTVYFGGMVTGLGRALLSTNRPSWRLPPISDAVAARLRHFPFALAVVVVLGFTLSRINSVIGMSLTATIATGFVVAVLYALTVALGLIAIQRAHFSDGDVGNKAGTRPAWMVAALGALAVGVLVVLIAAALGYVAFASFVVGQMIWIPLVAGVSYVVVCVVEDAVGAVLSERARWMQRTTGLTPQGLQQIQVLLSGLFRLFVLACALALVLVPLGTNPEELLAQGLRFGGGFAIGEVRVAPRAVFGAIAVFTVGMLLLRTVKNWFDTRYLPTTRFDPGLRSSISTLLGYAGGIFVFAFALSALGLSLERIAWVASALSVGIGFGLQAIVQNFISGLILLVERPVKVGDWIALGDVEGDIRRINVRATEIQMGDRSTVIVPNSELITKTVRNVTQANAEGRIRVRLPLPLDSDARRVRQIVLDTIQARGDVLAKPEPGVLLDGIEGNSLVFILIAYVDSPRRAGGVRSALLIDLLERLREAGIVLSTPQEISVRGSMAALTSPPVAPASPD, encoded by the coding sequence ATGAAATCCGTCCTGCGCGCGTTGTTGCTGGTGTTCGCCGTCGTCGCCGCCTGCGTGCATGCGCAGGATGCGCACAAGGAATCGGCGAAGTTCTTCGACGCGGCGATGAAGCAGATCGCCGAGATGCGCAAGCAGGTGAGCACCACCGAGCTGGACGCCGAGACACTGACACGGCTGCGCAGCGAGGCCGGACGCCTCGCCGGCACCGCCGACGGACTGCTTGCCGACCGCATTCCGCGACTCGAGGCGATCGAGACGCGCCTGGCCGAACTCGGCGAGCCGCCGGCGAAGGGCCAGCCGGCCGAGGCGGCCGACATCACCGCGCAACGCAGGGCGCTGGCGCACCAGCGCGCCACGCTCGATGCCGAGATCAAGCGCGCCAAGCTCATCGTTGCCGATGGCCAGCAGCTGGCCGGCGAGGTCGCCGAGGCGCGCCGTGTGCTGTTCAGGCACCACCTCAGCCAGCGCACGAATTCGCCGCTGTTGCCGACGTTCTGGAACGAGGTGGCGGCAGCGGCCGAGCGTGACCGCCCGCGCCTCGACGTGCTGCGCGATGCGCTCGCCACGAGTCTCGCCACCTCGTTTGAGGGCGCCAACCTCACGCCCTCGCTGATCGGCCTCGGTGCCGGCCTGCTGCTGCTCGTGTTCGGCCGCTGGGGTGCCGAGCGGCTATGGCTGCGCGCGACCGCCGACCACATGCCGCAAGGCCGGCTGCGCCGTTCCGCGCTCGCCTTCACCGTGCTGGTGGTGTCGACAATCCTGCCTGGCCTCGGCGCGCACTCCATTTATTACGGGCTCAACTGGAACGGACACTTCGCCGAACCGTTCGCCACGCTGGCCTGGGTGTTCGTCGGCACGGTCTATTTCGGTGGCATGGTCACCGGCTTGGGCCGTGCCCTGCTGTCAACCAACCGACCGTCATGGCGCCTGCCGCCGATCTCCGACGCGGTCGCCGCGCGCCTGCGCCACTTCCCGTTCGCACTCGCCGTGGTGGTCGTGCTCGGCTTCACCCTCAGTCGCATCAACAGCGTGATCGGCATGAGCCTGACGGCGACGATCGCCACGGGCTTCGTCGTCGCCGTGCTGTACGCATTGACGGTCGCGCTGGGCCTGATAGCCATCCAACGCGCGCATTTCAGCGATGGCGATGTTGGAAACAAGGCCGGCACACGCCCGGCCTGGATGGTGGCTGCGCTTGGCGCGCTCGCGGTTGGCGTGCTGGTGGTGCTTATTGCCGCGGCGCTGGGCTATGTCGCGTTCGCCAGTTTCGTGGTCGGTCAGATGATCTGGATTCCACTCGTCGCCGGCGTGTCCTATGTGGTGGTTTGCGTGGTCGAAGATGCGGTTGGTGCAGTGCTGTCGGAGCGGGCGCGCTGGATGCAGCGCACGACCGGCCTGACCCCGCAGGGCCTGCAGCAGATCCAGGTGCTGTTGTCCGGCCTGTTCCGCCTGTTCGTGCTCGCCTGCGCACTCGCGCTCGTGCTCGTGCCGCTCGGCACGAATCCCGAGGAACTTTTGGCGCAGGGCCTGCGTTTCGGCGGCGGCTTCGCCATCGGCGAAGTGCGTGTCGCGCCACGTGCGGTGTTCGGCGCAATCGCCGTGTTCACAGTCGGCATGCTGCTGTTGCGCACGGTCAAGAACTGGTTCGATACACGCTATCTTCCGACCACGCGCTTCGATCCGGGCCTGCGCTCGTCGATCTCGACCCTGCTCGGCTATGCCGGCGGCATCTTCGTGTTCGCTTTCGCCCTGTCCGCACTCGGCCTGTCGCTGGAGCGCATCGCCTGGGTGGCCAGTGCGCTCTCGGTCGGCATCGGCTTCGGCCTGCAGGCGATCGTGCAGAACTTCATCTCGGGCCTGATCCTGTTGGTCGAGCGCCCGGTCAAGGTCGGAGACTGGATTGCGCTTGGCGATGTCGAGGGCGACATCCGCCGCATCAACGTGCGCGCGACCGAGATCCAGATGGGCGACCGTTCGACCGTGATCGTGCCGAATTCCGAGCTGATCACCAAGACGGTGCGCAATGTCACCCAGGCGAATGCCGAAGGCCGCATCCGCGTGCGCCTGCCGTTGCCGCTCGATTCCGACGCGCGGCGCGTGCGCCAGATCGTACTGGACACGATCCAGGCGCGCGGCGACGTGCTGGCCAAGCCCGAGCCCGGAGTGCTGCTCGACGGCATCGAGGGCAACAGCCTCGTGTTCATCCTGATCGCCTATGTCGACAGCCCGCGTCGTGCCGGCGGCGTGCGCAGCGCCCTGCTGATCGACCTGCTCGAACGCCTGCGCGAAGCCGGCATCGTCTTGAGCACGCCGCAGGAGATCAGCGTGCGTGGAAGCATGGCAGCCTTGACATCGCCGCCGGTTGCGCCAGCCTCGCCGGATTGA
- a CDS encoding class I SAM-dependent methyltransferase: MTTPLEIARAYLPSRYHYWYARSKLASDPIYAGVGAVLDDREEPLLDVGCGLGLLAQTLRARGFAGDYAGVDIDARKIAAARAAALNTGLERVRFDTLDLASGFPAHRGSVALLDVLQFVPPSVQASILDAAAACLTASARLVIRTGLAHDGWRSRVTGAVDRMSEWLGWMRGEPPRYPRREELEARFADLGLDACFEPLRGKTPFENWLIVATRR, translated from the coding sequence ATGACGACCCCGCTCGAGATTGCCCGCGCCTACCTGCCGAGCCGCTATCACTACTGGTACGCGCGCAGCAAGCTCGCCAGCGATCCGATCTACGCCGGTGTCGGCGCGGTCCTCGACGATCGCGAGGAACCGCTGCTTGACGTCGGCTGCGGGCTCGGCCTGCTCGCGCAGACGCTGCGCGCACGCGGCTTTGCCGGGGACTATGCCGGCGTCGACATCGACGCGCGGAAGATCGCCGCGGCGCGCGCGGCGGCGCTGAACACCGGCCTCGAACGGGTGCGCTTCGACACGCTCGACCTCGCCAGCGGCTTCCCCGCGCATCGCGGCAGCGTCGCCCTGCTCGACGTGCTGCAGTTCGTGCCGCCATCCGTGCAGGCGAGCATCCTCGACGCGGCGGCTGCCTGCCTGACCGCATCGGCGCGCCTCGTCATCCGCACCGGCCTCGCACACGATGGCTGGCGCTCGCGCGTGACGGGCGCGGTCGATCGAATGTCGGAATGGCTGGGCTGGATGCGCGGCGAGCCGCCGCGCTATCCACGGCGCGAGGAACTGGAGGCGCGCTTCGCGGACCTCGGTCTCGATGCGTGCTTCGAACCGCTGCGCGGAAAGACGCCGTTCGAGAACTGGTTGATCGTTGCAACGCGCCGGTAG
- a CDS encoding delta-60 repeat domain-containing protein translates to MRRYRDCTTLLLAAALHLAPPPLAARDGVPDPAFGNHAPGVSIIDVVANPAISIDMARAVLALPDGRLLVGGTSAYASNLPTALSLVRLDANGQRDMAFGDGGKVLVTVAPGVVLQRLAALLATADGGLRLLVTGVVGNVSRLWLCHVDAAGVVQGACVELPAPPGLSFRLGRAAAVLDDQGRIVTLAPIILPGRGLSVARWQIDGSSDTSFGNGGAITITRFDELAGQASNNSVGDVKIDTQGRIVVAATSELHTTSIPVPTFAAARLLASGQPDTTFGDGGARLVPTSESLDATALALDANDGLVIGGNRLVITPTSPPVLESEFALARIDVDGDVDVGFGDAGLRRIVFRSGMPPDDACAAVIIQPDGRIAAAGHSRAPGSTGGFDLAIARLWPDGRLDEGFGNAGSGRFIGPIDLADGFGNLDAIAAIRWHDQHLVAAGYARSGYDQDEFAVVRLRADGLLDAGFE, encoded by the coding sequence ATGCGTCGATACCGGGATTGCACCACCCTCCTTCTGGCCGCCGCGCTGCATCTGGCGCCACCGCCGCTCGCGGCGCGGGACGGTGTCCCCGATCCCGCATTCGGCAATCATGCGCCCGGCGTCAGCATCATCGACGTCGTCGCCAATCCAGCGATCTCGATCGACATGGCCCGTGCCGTGCTGGCATTGCCGGATGGCCGCCTCCTGGTTGGTGGCACATCGGCCTACGCGTCGAACCTGCCGACGGCGCTCTCGCTCGTGCGCCTCGACGCCAACGGCCAGCGCGACATGGCTTTCGGCGATGGCGGCAAGGTCCTGGTCACGGTCGCACCCGGGGTTGTCCTGCAAAGGCTTGCCGCCCTGCTCGCCACTGCCGATGGAGGCCTGCGTCTCCTGGTCACCGGCGTGGTCGGCAACGTAAGCAGGCTGTGGCTGTGCCACGTCGATGCCGCGGGTGTGGTCCAGGGCGCCTGCGTTGAACTGCCCGCACCACCGGGGCTCAGCTTCCGCCTGGGACGAGCCGCCGCGGTGCTCGACGACCAGGGCCGCATCGTCACATTGGCGCCGATCATCCTCCCCGGACGCGGTCTTTCCGTGGCGCGCTGGCAGATCGACGGCAGCAGCGACACGAGCTTCGGCAATGGCGGCGCGATCACCATCACGCGCTTCGACGAACTCGCAGGCCAGGCCTCGAACAACAGCGTGGGTGACGTGAAGATCGACACCCAGGGCCGCATCGTCGTCGCTGCGACCTCGGAACTGCACACCACTTCCATCCCCGTGCCGACATTCGCCGCCGCGCGCCTGCTCGCTTCGGGGCAACCGGACACCACGTTCGGCGACGGCGGTGCGCGCCTCGTGCCGACGAGCGAGTCGCTCGATGCGACGGCGCTGGCGCTGGACGCGAACGATGGCCTCGTCATCGGCGGCAACCGCCTCGTGATCACGCCGACCTCACCACCCGTGCTCGAATCCGAATTCGCGCTCGCCCGCATCGATGTCGATGGCGATGTCGATGTCGGCTTCGGCGACGCCGGCCTGCGCCGGATCGTGTTCCGCAGCGGCATGCCGCCCGACGACGCCTGCGCGGCCGTCATCATCCAGCCCGATGGCCGCATCGCCGCGGCCGGTCATTCGCGTGCGCCGGGAAGCACGGGCGGCTTCGACCTGGCGATTGCGCGACTGTGGCCCGACGGCCGCCTCGACGAGGGCTTCGGCAATGCCGGCAGCGGCCGCTTCATCGGCCCGATCGACCTCGCCGACGGTTTTGGCAACCTGGACGCGATCGCGGCGATCCGCTGGCACGACCAGCACCTCGTCGCCGCCGGTTATGCCCGCAGCGGCTACGACCAGGATGAGTTCGCCGTCGTCCGCCTGCGTGCCGACGGCCTGCTCGATGCGGGTTTCGAATGA